A DNA window from Moorella thermoacetica contains the following coding sequences:
- a CDS encoding 2-oxoisovalerate dehydrogenase E1 subunit beta has protein sequence MDKKIIFLVEEAPEGGYTARALGHSIFTEGEALDEIRSNVRDAVRCHFGDKDVPRVIRLHIVKDEVMAV, from the coding sequence TTGGACAAGAAGATAATCTTCTTAGTCGAGGAAGCCCCGGAAGGCGGCTATACGGCACGCGCCCTCGGCCACTCCATATTCACGGAGGGCGAGGCCCTGGACGAAATAAGGAGTAACGTCCGTGACGCGGTCCGCTGCCACTTCGGGGACAAGGACGTGCCGCGGGTGATCCGGTTGCACATCGTGAAAGACGAGGTTATGGCGGTGTGA
- a CDS encoding GGDEF domain-containing protein: MLLGLLTMGTGTFLSAYWVKLGLPESWGRILGDLVLVNAGTAVTILAMYFLTLKFHLVALALKKEAVTDPLTGLYNRRTFFRELDCRLERGGSFAVAVLDLDNMKQINDTLGHQIGDEVLRAAARALKKATREKDIAARYGGDEFVVLFAGKGPRVEKFKARLKENLMAELPYTGEIEVGLSTGVAYCPEDGEDARSLLSAADARMYAEKEAKKNRYYAFGLLAENSKP, encoded by the coding sequence TTGCTGCTAGGACTATTAACTATGGGTACCGGCACTTTTCTGAGTGCGTACTGGGTCAAACTTGGTCTTCCCGAAAGCTGGGGAAGGATCCTGGGCGACCTGGTGCTGGTGAACGCCGGCACGGCAGTGACTATATTGGCCATGTACTTCCTGACCCTAAAATTCCACCTGGTAGCCCTGGCGCTCAAGAAAGAAGCAGTTACCGACCCTTTAACAGGCCTTTACAACCGCAGGACCTTTTTCCGGGAACTGGACTGCAGGTTAGAACGAGGCGGCAGTTTTGCGGTGGCCGTCCTCGACCTGGATAACATGAAACAAATAAACGACACCCTGGGCCACCAGATAGGGGATGAAGTTTTGCGAGCAGCTGCAAGAGCCCTTAAAAAGGCAACACGTGAAAAAGACATAGCTGCCCGGTACGGGGGAGACGAATTTGTAGTTCTGTTTGCCGGTAAGGGCCCGCGAGTAGAAAAGTTCAAGGCCAGGCTTAAAGAGAACCTAATGGCGGAGCTGCCTTATACTGGGGAGATTGAGGTTGGCCTTTCTACCGGGGTAGCCTACTGCCCCGAGGACGGCGAAGATGCCCGCTCTCTTCTTTCCGCTGCTGACGCACGCATGTACGCTGAGAAAGAAGCCAAGAAGAACCGCTATTATGCGTTTGGCCTGCTGGCTGAAAACAGTAAGCCATAG